From the genome of Drosophila melanogaster chromosome 2L, one region includes:
- the Pez gene encoding Pez, isoform B, whose amino-acid sequence MPLKFLKKCRQYNVTSKSLFVISVHHLLDTSSTVDCTISSESKGQECLDNVCQRLLIQQPEFFGLRYLVKGKDKEDEFKWIDLERSLSRQLEKYAAGPKIYLRVRHYVTTGVRHLSDEATRFYYFLQLKSDIYEGRIACDIRTAILLALYCRQAEYDSYQGDKQSKDYLKKSLVLPRNMQGLANDDSMLEGLIVEVLQQQAGIAHLSQSQAEEMYIQCCQQLEGYGEERFAAKDTLGNDLLLGLAINGMVVNADNGRQYFPWKEFHTVTIDKRTIKIEQNKLDGGGSIVGSFIFSEADTARYFWKLTISQHKFFKRYIDTATPSSLGSGADAESGPLGVDSVGYVDYDYNEAAAAEQLQQHHQQQQHMQQQQQIQQQQMISSNISLATSANQMLGQSSSCLDLSNNNLHSSSGMLHHGGSNNNNNNDERERLKAMLPTYRPAPDYETAVQLKYRTPSAEFHNVALAMAAPGNAYYAGSQPDVHNPGMHNENLLYGHMTAHRYPDVAQPAAALHHHINLYQAQHQPQSHPQPMSPAQAYLELSQRMHMMRHKAPPPYVNRLSSSSTPDLAVATPRPLQGFRNYVSGSSPDLVSNRTLFNGGQYVALPAGGHAGNIPTSSGATMLHQYQYVSHMGHSQPYLPPHGTFENLNMIEEQPSIMSQLRQSAMSQAAAAAAGSVVTQSSPTLPPSGYRSSVPPPASSPLPPPVVASSHKSATPAPLQRSLVNGSIEPIYENVPLPQRASGGSSGAANTEAMRQRASSIQSAPGVVPVPAARNASSNNVVTVTVNSPPDDGNIKKYGADRAASTELLFLEPQAPKRTNRAASAAPDMGATPPPRQHRSTASLNKSSTVDMITPAGDTLQQQFSAMNLSANTSASTSSMFNSTLDTTSSSAASKDLKRKKRWNFLSRSKTPDKQKSATLGREKATTAGQHSKLAAKLKLAQDDLNLPNRWSTGVNKPQPISGRYSKDKLCQILDQKLSDSQLFMEFERIPKRREHALYECALLEENEPKNHDPNFLPYDDNRVRLTPCRDNRHGYVNASSISATVGTKQRFYIVAQSPQEPLTMRIFWQCVWEADVYLVVQLTEDMSYIPRNSHQRLEFGQFQVYQEFSQTTDRCTTIKLRLYHVPSRRYRSVWYLQYADWAEQNCPRDVNHFLDFLEELNSVRLASTQEVPPGHNTNPPVLLHCLEGGGRSGVTLTADLLLYTLDHNEDLDIPRVIGQLRHQRDSIIPSLAQYKFIYNLLITYLKRTRLI is encoded by the exons ATGCCATTGAAATTCTTGAAAAAGTGTCGCCAGTACAATGTTACGTCCAAGAGTTTGTTTGTTATATCAGTGCATCACCTGCTGG ACACATCCAGCACAGTGGACTGCACGATCAGCTCGGAGAGCAAGGGACAGGAGTGCCTGGACAACGTTTGCCAACGTTTGCTAATCCAGCAGCCGGAGTTCTTTGGACTGCGCTACCTGGTCAAGGGCAAGGACAAGGAGGACGAGTTCAAATGGATCGACCTGGAGCGCTCGCTCAGTCGGCAGCTGGAGAAGTATGCGGCGGGCCCCAAGATCTACTTGCGCGTTCGCCACTACGTGACCACTGGCGTGCGCCACTTGAGCGACGAAGCCACGCGCTTTTACTACTTTCTGCAGCTGAAGAGCGACATCTACGAGGGCCGCATCGCCTGTGACATCCGCACGGCCATACTGCTGGCGCTCTACTGCCGCCAGGCGGAGTACGATAGCTACCAGGGCGACAAACAGAGCAAGGACTATCTGAAGAAGTCGCTGGTCCTGCCGCGCAACATGCAAGGCCTGGCCAACGATGACAGCATGCTGGAGGGACTGATCGTGGAGGtcctgcagcagcaggcggGCATTGCACATCTGAGTCAGAGCCAGGCGGAGGAGATGTACATACAGTGCTGCCAGCAGCTGGAGGGGTATGGGGAGGAACGTTTCGCCGCCAAGGACACGCTCGGCAATGATTTGTTGCTGGGCCTGGCCATCAACGGGATGGTGGTGAACGCGGACAACGGTCGGCAGTATTTTCCATGGAAGGAGTTCCACACGGTGACCATCGACAAGCGAACGATTAAGATCGAGCAGAACAAGCTGGATGGTGGCGGCAGCATCGTGGGAAGCTTTATATTCAGCGAGGCGGACACGGCACGTTACTTCTGGAAGCTCACCATTAGCCAGCATAAGTTTTTCAAGCGCTATATTGACACGGCCACGCCCTCGAGCCTGGGAAGTGGTGCGGATGCGGAGAGTGGTCCGTTGGGCGTTGACAGCGTTGGTTATGTCGACTACGATTACAATGAAGCGGCGGCCGCcgagcaactgcaacagcatcatcagcagcagcaacatatgcagcagcagcaacagattcagcagcagcagatgatTTCCTCCAACATTTCGCTGGCTACCAGCGCTAACCAGATGTTGGGACAAAGCAGCTCCTGCCTGGAtttgagcaacaacaacctgCACAGCAGCAGTGGCATGTTGCACCACggaggcagcaacaacaacaataacaacgatGAGCGGGAGCGCCTCAAAGCCATGCTGCCCACATACCGCCCGGCACCAGACTATGAGACGGCGGTCCAACTAAAGTACCGCACACCATCGGCGGAATTCCACAATGTGGCACTGGCAATGGCCGCGCCCGGAAATGCCTACTATGCGGGCTCCCAGCCTGATGTACACAATCCAGGCATGCACAACGAGAACTTACTGTATGGTCATATGACTGCGCATCGTTATCCGGACGTGGCCCAGCCGGCGGCTGCCCTACACCACCACATCAACCTGTACCAGGCACAGCATCAACCGCAGTCACATCCACAGCCCATGAGCCCCGCCCAGGCATACCTAGAGCTCTCGCAGCGCATGCATATGATGCGTCACAAGGCCCCACCGCCGTATGTCAATCGGCTGAGTTCCTCCTCCACGCCCGATCTGGCCGTGGCCACTCCCCGTCCCCTTCAGGGTTTCCGCAACTACGTAAGCGGCTCCTCGCCGGATCTAGTCTCTAACCGCACGCTCTTCAATGGCGGTCAGTACGTTGCTCTGCCCGCAGGCGGACATGCCGGAAATATTCCAACATCTTCCGGAGCCACCATGTTGCACCAGTACCAGTACGTGAGCCACATGGGGCACTCGCAGCCCTATCTGCCCCCGCACGGCACCTTCGAGAACCTCAACATGATCGAGGAGCAGCCGTCTATAATGTCCCAGCTGCGACAGTCAGCGATGAGTcaggcagcagctgcagctgccggATCTGTGGTAACGCAGAG TTCACCTACCCTGCCGCCGAGTGGATATCGTAGTTCTGTGCCCCCGCCAGCGAGCAGCCCGCTTCCACCGCCGGTGGTTGCTTCGTCCCATAAATCGGCGACACCGGCGCCACTACAGAGGAGCTTGGTGAACGGTTCCATCGAGCCCATCTACGAGAATGTACCCCTGCCACAGAGAGCCTCTGGTGGCAGCAGTGGTGCCGCAAATACTGAGGCTATGCGTCAAAGAGCTTCCTCCATACAGTCCGCCCCAGGCGTTGTCCCTGTTCCAGCTGCTCGAAACGCCAGCTCCAACAACGTAGTTACTGTAACTGTCAATTCTCCACCCGACGATGGAAACATAAAGAAGTACGGCGCAGACCGAGCAGCAAGCACGGAGCTGCTGTTCCTGGAACCGCAGGCTCCTAAGCGGACCAATCGAGCCGCCAGTGCAGCGCCAGATATGGGAGCCACACCTCCGCCACGACAACATCGCTCAACAGCAAGCCTAAACAAGTCGTCGACGGTCGACATGATCACGCCGGCCGGAGACACGCTGCAACAGCAGTTCAGTGCCATGAATCTTTCTGCCAACACATCAGCTTCCACATCCTCCATGTTCAACTCAACGCTGGACACCACGTCCTCATCGGCGGCCAGCAAAGACTTAAAACGCAAGAAGCGATGGAACTTTTTGTCACGCAGCAAAACACCCGACAAACAGAAATCCGCCACACTGGGCAGGGAAAAGGCCACAACGGCAGGTCAGCACTCCAAGCTGGCGGCAAAGCTAAAGCTAGCCCAAGACGATCTCAACCTGCCAAATCGTTGGTCCACAGGCGTCAACAAGCCGCAGCCCATTTCTGGACGATATTCCAAGGACAAACTG TGCCAAATCCTAGACCAAAAGCTAAGTGACTCGCAGCTATTCATGGAGTTCGAACGCATACCGAAACGACGGGAGCATGCCCTATACGAATGCGCCctgctggaggagaacgagcCAAAGAACCACGACCCCAACTTTTTACCCTATGACGACAACAGAGTGCGACTGACTCCATGCCGAGACAATCGGCATGGTTACGTTAATGCTTCCTCCATATCT GCCACTGTGGGCACAAAGCAGCGGTTCTATATTGTGGCCCAGTCGCCACAAGAACCGCTTACCATGCGCATCTTCTGGCAGTGTGTATGGGAGGCGGATGTGTATTTGGTGGTCCAGCTAACCGAGGATATGAGCTATATTCCTCGTAACAGTCATCAGCGTCTCGAGTTTGGACAG TTCCAAGTGTATCAGGAATTCTCACAAACCACCGATCGATGCACCACCATCAAGCTGCGCCTTTACCACGTACCATCGCGTCGATACCGATCCGTTTGGTATTTGCAGTACGCTGACTGGGCGGAGCAGAATTGTCCACGCGATGTGAATCACTTCCTCGATTTCCTCGAGGAGCTGAATTCCGTGCGATTGGCATCTACGCAAGAAGTTCCGCCGGGACATAACACAAACCCACCAGTTCTTCTTCACTGTCTGGAGGGAGGCGGTCGTTCGGGAGTGACACTGACCGCCGATCTTTTACTGTACACGTTGGACCACAATGAG GACCTGGATATACCTCGAGTTATCGGGCAGCTAAGGCATCAACGGGATAGCATTATACCATCCCTGGCGCAATACAAGTTCATATACAATCTGCTTATTACCTATTTGAAGCGCACGAGGCTCATCTGA